From Enterococcus mediterraneensis:
GGCGGTTATGGTCAAACGATCGCCAGCTATCTCGGCAATACCGATGTGAGGGTTCAAAATTATGGTTTGGAAAAAGCCTTCCATGATCGTTATAATGCAGCTGAACTATTGCAAGAAAATGGTGTTACTGTTGAAAACATCACCGAACAAATCGTAAAAGCTCTGAAGGGTAAACATGTCCTGTCAGCAAACGAAAGTACTCGCTAAAGTAAAGACACGACAATAGCTGATCTTGTTTGAAAAGGATTTGAAGTTAAGTATAACCAGAAAGGCTGATAGAAATGACGATCTCAGAAGCAGCACGGACGGATCTGACCGCCGTGACATTACGGTATTATGAACGAGTGGGACTGTTCCCGTCTATCAAAAGAAAAAACGGCGGCGTTCGGGATTATTCTGAAGAAGATATCGAATGGATAGAATTCATCAAGTGTATGCGCAGTGCAGGGTTAAGTGTTGAGTCATTGATTGAATATACATATCTGTTATCAACAGGGTACAGAAACCCAGACAGCCCGCAAACAACTATTGATAGAAGAAAGAGAACAATTAGTGTTGAAATATCAAGAATTAGGCAGAACACTGGAACAATTGAATAAAAAAATCGCTCATTACGACAAAATCTAGGAAAAACAAAATTTACAGTACGAACGTTCATAGAAGGACTACGTCAAGAATAGTGCAAAAAGAGTGGGGATCGACTTCTGAAGATATCTCAAGTGCCGTCGTCTTTGCTATCGATATGCTGGGCTGGATGTCAGTCAGCAATATAGTCGTACGACCAAAAACACAAGAAGTGTAGCGTCGCAAAACTCTCATTTAACAAGCGCATCTTTTTGCAAAAAAACCATCCAGTGCTATAACTAAATATGAACCTTTAATAGATGGAAGGAGTTTTTTCATGTCTACACTAAAAAATAGTCTTACCTTTAAACGTGGATTATCTTTAAAAAACCGTATCGTCATGGCACCTATGACGACCAAAATGTCTTTTTATGATGGTGTGATCACCAAAGATGAACGAGAATATTATGGACTGCGGTCTGGAGAGGTGGGCGCTGTCATCACCGGAGCAGCTAACGTACAAGCAAACGGTAAAGGCTGGGAAGGGGAATTAGGGGTCTATGATGACCGCTTTATTCCTGGATTAGCCAAACTTGCGGCGACGATCAAACAAAACGGCACAAAAGCGATCCTGCAGATTTTTCATGGTGGACGGATGACAAACTCTGAAATTTTGCGGAACACGCAACCAATCGCCCCCAGTGCAGTTCCAGCAGAACGGGAAAATGCCGAAACACCGCGAGAAATGCCTTCTGAAGAGGTCTTTTTGCTGATTGAGAATTTTAAAAAAGCTACGATCAGAGCAATCAAAGCCGGTTTTGACGGTGTGGAACTTCATGGGGCTAATACCTATTTGATCCAACAATTCTTTTCGCCTCATTCCAATCGACGGACGGATGAATGGGGTGGTAGTTTAGAAAAAAGATATCACTTCATCGATCTATTAGTAGATGCTGTGACAGAAGCGGTAGACAACAGCGGCGTGAAAGATTTCATCGTAGGCTATCGTTTTTCTCCTGAAGAATATGAAACTCCCGGGATCCGTTTTGAAGATACACTGTACTTAGTAGATCATTTGGCAGATAAACCATTAGATTATCTGCATATCTC
This genomic window contains:
- a CDS encoding NADH-dependent flavin oxidoreductase; the encoded protein is MSTLKNSLTFKRGLSLKNRIVMAPMTTKMSFYDGVITKDEREYYGLRSGEVGAVITGAANVQANGKGWEGELGVYDDRFIPGLAKLAATIKQNGTKAILQIFHGGRMTNSEILRNTQPIAPSAVPAERENAETPREMPSEEVFLLIENFKKATIRAIKAGFDGVELHGANTYLIQQFFSPHSNRRTDEWGGSLEKRYHFIDLLVDAVTEAVDNSGVKDFIVGYRFSPEEYETPGIRFEDTLYLVDHLADKPLDYLHISLNDCSRVSVSEEYQEKPMIQYVHEKIKGRVPLIGVGDVRSKADAEEVLQYAEMVAIGRSILIDPHWPSKVLNNQEELLRTKISQYDREELLLGNGVWEFLEGMMPERLIEEK